A genomic segment from Oncorhynchus masou masou isolate Uvic2021 unplaced genomic scaffold, UVic_Omas_1.1 unplaced_scaffold_3258, whole genome shotgun sequence encodes:
- the LOC135539024 gene encoding ribonuclease P protein subunit p21-like, which yields MAANLKDKEAYQRLNFLYQAAHCVLSQTPENVELARFYCFTQKTIAKRLVLRQDPSVKRTLCKKCCSLLVPGVTATARQRRIKYRNRMTVLQCLSCGQSKRFLNNPKHRLWVDQSEAQLENQSQPEQGHSTKELQKEKADGPVSQKSSTGPSSTQHQVSPSKP from the exons ATGGCAGCAAACTTGAAAGACAAGGAAGCCTATCAAAGACTAAACTTTCTATATCAG GCTGCACACTGTGTTTTGTCTCAAACCCCTGAGAATGTGGAATTGGCTCGTTTTTACTGCTTCACTCAGAAGACCATTGCAAAACGTTTGGTGCTGAGACA AGACCCCTCAGTGAAAAGAACATTATGTAAGAAGTGCTGCTCTTTGCTGGTCCCAGGAGTAACTGCCACAGCCAGACAGAGAA GGATTAAGTACAGAAACCGCATGACTGTGCTGCAGTGTCTCAGCTGTGGACAGAGCAAGAGGTTCCTTAACAATCCGAAGCATCGCCTGTGGGTGGACCAGTCTGAGGCCCAGCTGGAGAACCAATCACAGCCAG AACAAGGTCACTCCACTAAAGAGTTGCAGAAGGAGAAAGCTGATGGACCCGTATCTCAGAAATCCTCTACAGGGCCTTCCTCTACCCAGCACCAGGTGTCTCCATCAAAGCCCTAA
- the aqp12 gene encoding aquaporin 12, protein MSGLNVSLAYFLAVVVFGAAFGSLFRKWPRLSVAAEFPASYVLVACWLEVQTIKEVGEWAGGLGPDVTLTILFLVLLTHGVICAGATGNPSLTLMNFLLLETPTLHTLLALAAQFLGAHLALLGAGYYWALELNDMHMIKNLMSRECSTALRVSLVQGVFSECVCAFIFYLIYLSLKRRSALIRVPLVAAVLTFFSHSASDYTMAFLNPSLAYGLTFYCPGFTFTEYSVVYWLGPIFGMTLALLLYMGHIPRIFTKNLLYSQKTHFRVPKGEGDKKK, encoded by the exons ATGTCTGGACTCAATGTCTCCCTTGCTTACTTTCTCGCTGTTGTGGTGTTTGGAGCAGCCTTTGGAAGCCTTTTCAGAAAATGGCCTCGTTTGAGTGTTGCAGCAGAGTTTCCGGCCTCGTATGTGCTGGTGGCATGCTGGCTGGAGGTGCAGACCATTAAAGAGGTGGGCGAGTGGGCAGGAGGACTGGGTCCGGACGTGACTCTAACCATACTGTTTTTAGTGCTGCTTACCCATGGTGTGATCTGTGCCGGAGCCACTGGAAACCCCTCCCTGACTCTGATGAATTTCCTGCTGCTGGAGACCCCTACTCTGCACACTCTGCTGGCTCTGGCTGCTCAGTTCCTGGGGGCACACCTGGCTCTGCTTGGGGCTGGCTACTACTGGGCCCTGGAGCTTAACGACATGCACATGATCAAGAACCTGATGTCAAGGGAGTGCAGCACAGCCCTGCGTGTCTCCCTGGTGCAGGGGGTcttttctgagtgtgtgtgtgcattcatctTTTATCTGATATACCTCAGCCTGAAACGTCGCTCTGCGCTGATTCGGGTTCCTCTTGTTGCAGCTGTGCTCACCTTCTTCTCCCATTCAG CCAGTGATTATACCATGGCTTTCCTGAACCCCTCCCTGGCCTATGGCCTTACCTTCTACTGTCCCGGGTTCACCTTTACGGAGTACTCAGTGGTCTACTGGCTTGGGCCCATTTTTG GAATGACGCTTGCCCTTCTCCTGTACATGGGCCACATTCCCAGGATTTTTACCAAGAACCTGCTGTATTCCCAGAAAACCCACTTCCGGGTGCCAAAGGGGGAGGGAGATAAAAAAAAGTGA